The sequence ATTTACTGTGCCATACTGTCTTACCGATGACCAACATTGATAGAGACAGTAGTGTGAGGGGCGGGCCTTCAAATCATTTTCATGTTGAACCTCCTGGGTCCAGCTACCTCCCCTTCCACAACAGCACCATTGTTTTTCCTGGGCACATACTCAAGGTCAATGCTGTTTTTGTGCTTGCCTTTCCCTCGGCTCCAcacaaaaaggagaagaaaacaaaataaaaccactcCCAGGAATGTGAAGCAGCCCATAGCTGTAGACACCAGTATTGTTTTAAGGTCCAGGGAAAAAGTATTGGCATTGGTGCCATTGGAAATGGTGTCATTGGAGTCAGTCATGTACATAGGGGTCCTGTTCGCATAAAGAAAGCGATCTGAAGCGAATCCTTTCACAGTTAAGGAGGCTGTGAAGGTGTCATTCCCAGCAGCGTTGCTAGCAATACAAACATACATCCCACTGTCTTGATCCTGGGCAAAGCGGATTTCCAAGGTGCCATCACCCAACACGGTAGCTCTTCCATTGGACTTGGTGGTGATGAAACGCCTTCGGGGTGTCACCCAGGAAATCACAGGCTGTGGGTCTCCATCAGCACTGCATTCTAGCTGGACCGTCTGCCCTTCATCTACTAGCAGATGCTGCAACTTCTTTTCACGGATTTTGGGTTTTTTGCaggtaaagtaaaaagaaagggcAGTGCTATGGAAATCCTTGAATGACCTCTCACGGATGGTGTCTGGGCCAGCACACATAGGTTGCTGGCCACCAAACTGCAGGGTGGGTTGTCGCTGCAAGATCCAGAGAAGGCGGCAGTCACAGGCCAGAGGGTTGTTGTTAATGCTCAGGACTTCCAGAGCCCTAGGGGAGGAGAAGACATTCTCTTCCAAAGTTTCCAGCAGGTTCTGAGACACATTAAGCACGCGTAGGAAGCGGAGCCCTTGGAAGGAGTGAGGCTCAATGGTGCGAAGCTGGGCCCCCACTATATGAAGCTCCTGAAGGCGGATCAGGTCAGAGAACATGCCTGCTTCAATAGTGCTGATGGGATTGTAGGAGAGGTTAAGGTGAGTCAGGTATACCAGGTGTTTAAAGGCAAGGAAGGGTACAGTAGACAGATTGGTGTTGGTGATTGAAAGGGACGTGAGGTTGAGACCATAGAGGCTATTGGCAGGCATCACATCCAGTAAAGGCCAATAGTCAATCTCCAGGTGTTTCAGGTGGAACAATCTTTTAAAGGCATACACAGGCATATTGTTGATATTGAGATGCTTCAGATGCAAGCTGATGAGGCTGCGGAGGTGGGAGAGGGCTTCTGTTGGTACTGCTGTTAAGTTGCATTTCTCCAGGGTGAGCTGCTCCAGGCTAAGTAGCCCACTGAATGCCCTATGTGATATATAAACCAAATCATTGTCCCCCACTTCTAGAGACTTCAGGTTATGCAGATCCTGGAACATGTAGTCTAGTAAAATGACAATCTTATTCTCACTAATGTCAAGCTTAGTGAGATTGGACAGCCCTGTGAATACCCCCAAAGGGACCAACTTTAGACGATTGCCTTTTAGGCGGAGGGAACGCAGGTTAAAGAGATTGTTGAATGCTCCTGGTTCCACATTGGCAATGATGTTGTCACTCAAGTCTATCTCTTCCAGCAGAGGATATGATATGAATTCTTCAGGGTTGACACTTTTTAGCCTGTTTTTACTGAGGTCCAAGATTTTGGTTTCGATGGGAATGCCTTCTGGGATGGCGATCAGTCGCCTTCTGTGACAGCTAACAGATTTATTCTGGGCAGAGCACTCACAGCGAGCAGGGCAGCCAATGGTGGATCCCATGAAGATTAACACCACAGCCAGACCCAGGAATGGCTGCCAGCATGATATGGCCGTGTGAAGCATGACTCCACTTCTTAGTCTACACCTTGGTCACGGGCCTGCATGCAAGGGgcaaaagaagggaggaagagaaggtgaGTTAGGATCTAAATAGGTTAAGGGACACAAATAGAGCAGCAAATGGAATGGAAAGGGTGCTGGATTTGGAATCAATCAGACCTGGGTATAAACCTGAGGGTTGACCCTCTTAGCAACATATGTTCTTGGTCAAGTTATTTCATCTCTCTGTATTTTAGATTTCCTggctgtgaaatggggataatggggataataacagtaatagCTTCCCAGAGTTGCCATGACAATTTCAATGTTTGACAAGTATAATGAGATAAAGACAATGTGTGACACAGACTGTGAGACAACACAGTATAAATTTCACACTCAAAGGctctattttaaattcaaatgaaagaaacagaGGTCAACAGCTAAGAAGAAAGCAGTTCAGTTTGAATCAGTGTCTGCATCACTAATGTTTAGGATATCATCCTCTATTCAAAACAAAGCTAACAGAAGTTTCATTCAATATCAGGCCTTTAGGTGCAACATACAAAACAAAGTTATGTTCAATGCAAGGTGTTGGAATGTTTTTGTTCATGTATACATTTGCTACTTTTAACCTTTGAATGTTAATGTATGTATCTTTCATAATTTAGCAAAGTTTAATTTATGAAGGGATTTTCTTATTTGAGGCAAACAGAAGGTCCTCCAAGTATGCCTgtattgtttttgtgtttctcATAGGAATGAGGCAGAATCAAGGTacaggatggctataataaaaaatgccattttaaatgattttgagaTAAATATTGAGGAATGGGAAGAGAAATAACTTTCAGAAAAATATCTTGTAATGATAAATGAACTATCCCTCTTTCACATTCAAACAAACTCAGTGCACCTGTTAAAGTGAAATTAAATAGGTAGCAAAAGAGATCGGAAATGAGTATGTTTTAAATATGGATAGTTTAGTAGACACTGAATTCAGCTGAATAATAAAAGGTGTATTACTGAGCTCTACTTTTCAACTTGGAGTTCTCAGGGGTAAGCTTTATCCATGAACACCATATTTTAATTAAGGTTAAGTAGTTTGAAACAATACTTTTAGATAAAGAAGTGTTTTATAAACTTCAACATTCATTCCTGAACTATAAAggaaaaattagtaagaaaataattatccAATTACagtgtttacatatatatctatgtctACAACCACAGTATGTCTTATATGTAAAcaaatttatgaataaaaaataacaagtagGATCAAACTTAATGGTGAATCACTAAATCACTAGAAAATTTTCCTACAAATGTAGAAACAAGGCAAAAACCCAGAAAGTGCTAGCATATCAGTTAGATAGGAAGATAAGAGTtataatttttggaaaatatgtgGCAAAACTATCATTATTCACAGATCAAATTAATGTCTGTCATGAAAACCAATGGAAATCAACTAAAAATGATTAGAACAGTAGAATAAGTGAATTAGCATActacacaataaatataattttttaaaaattattttcttgtctacacaaataaaccatttagaaaatactattgtaaaaattatttcagtcatGGCATCTCTGAAAAACATCAAATTCCTTAGAATAAACTTAACAAGGAATACATAGAACTAATGACAACTATTAAACCCCATCAAGAATCAAAATAACTTATTAAAAGAGGGATGTACTATGTATTTAGAaagattaaatattataaaacattaatttctttttccatagaacacacattacaaagaataatgttttaagcttgaaaaattaattctaaagttcatttggaagaaaatatatatgaaaataatcagaaacagtaaaaaatttatgaaaataccTGCCATACAATGCATTCAAACATGAGATACAAAACTAATAATAAATCAGCATGCTATTGACACAAAAATaaagtcaagaaaacaaaaagtaagcaattatatctaaatatatttgaaaagtcaGTTTATGTTAAAGGTGGCATTTTGAATCagtgagaaaaatacaaatgattgACTTGATATTTTGTGGGAAAATTTGCATACTAACTTTACTTCTTCCAATAAAGTAAATTCCAGATGAATTAAGGATTCAAATGTAAGAAGAAAACAGGTACTAGAAgaaaattcaataattttataatattagagTTAAGTAGCATTTTCTGTGAATAAAGCTAGAAACCAGGAAGAAAGATAATGATTctattgtatacatttttaaaacttggtaTAACAAGCAAGCATATAACACACACATGTGATTGCTAAACTGgagaatatatttaaagcatatgTAAGATAACAAGGTGAATGCCAATAGAAAATTAGGAAATGagtgtaataaaattaaaaatacccaataagtatatgaaaaggtgatTAACTACTAGtaaacaaagaaatgcaaatttaaaaataggggTATATAATTTTTGCCTGTCATATTGATAGAGTTTGATAATCATTTTTAGCCAGAATTAACAAGGGTAGaaaatgaacattcacatactgatataaagaatataaactgGACATTAATTGATATACtagatttaaatataagttcaATATGTTCATTTCTTTGACCGATTTTATTCCTATTTCTAGAAATGTATCATTAGAAAATAATTGAACCAATATACATATGTTTGTTACAGGTTTGTCTACAATAGAgcaaaatggaaatatgtaacaGTAGGAATTTAGTTATGTAAGTTATAAAACAGCCATACAGTAAAATACCATCTAGCCAATACACCGTAACCCTTgactgctgatatggtttggctgtgtccccacccaaatctcagctggaattataattcccataatccccacatgttgtgggaggtaactgaattgtGGGGTGAgcacccccatgctgctgttctgtgATAATGagcgagttctcacaagatctgatggttttataaggggcttttccctctttgttcattctttcccttcctgctgccatgtgaaggagaatatgtttgcttccccttcagtcataagtttcctgaggcctccccagccatgctgatctgtgagtcaattaaacctcttttctttataaattacccagtcttgggtatttcttcacagtggcatgagaacaaactaatgcaACTGTATACTTATTAACATggaaaatgaaatgatatataCTATACCCATATTTGTATGTatgaacatatttatatatatatgaatatatatacacatatgaaaggaaaaaactggaaggatgcaATAAAGATGTTGACAATAGTAACTTTTTGAGCTGATAGGATTAATggtgatttttactttctttttataacattattaattctgaattttttcaaaaatatacatgtattacttttataattagaaaaatattttaatttttgaaaatgttttcattgatacatatttgtacatatttatgtgacaatgtgatattttgttatatgcaTAGAATTTGTTACacgcatagaatgtgtaatgatcaagttagAGTATATagagtatccatcaccttgagtatttatcatttttatgtgttgggaacatttcaagtcttctagctgttttgaaatacacaatatattattaactacagtcactcTACTGtggaacattagaacttattccttctatctaactgtacgTTGGTACCCATTAACaaacctctcttcctctcctcccttgcTCCTGGCCACAGTTGCCAGTgtctggtatctatcattctactttcAAACTCCATGTTATCAATGTTTTTAGCTCCTacatttgagtgagaacatgtgatattgcctttctgtgcttggcttaatTCACTTAGTGGCCTTCAGTtctatctatgttgctgcaaacaACACTTTATACTTTCTCTTtggttgaatagtattttattgtatataagtactacattttctttatccattcatctgttgatggacacttagactgattctgtatctttgctactgtgaatagtgctgcaataaacatgggggtgcagatataCCTTTGATATACTGTGCATTACTCCATTTTCATGctgatgataaagacatacccaagactgggaaggaaaaagaggtttaatggacttacagttccagcagagggattgctggatcatatgggcgttctatttttagtttttccgaGAAATTTTCATACCGTTtgccatagtggctgtactagtttacatttccaccaacaatgtttaagagttcccttttctgcacatcctcaccaacgtaaattattttttgtcattttagtaatagccattctaactcgGGTAAGATGAtctctcagtgtggttttgatttgcatttccctgatgattattgatgttgagcatgcattttgttttcatattcctgttaactacttgtatgtcttcttttgagaaaatgtctactGATGTCCTTGAAATCATTTTGACATTCAACAAGTcaaacatatccttcttcacatggatatgttttataataaaagataaaattgcacagctttttaaaaaaggttcaaccaagtcatttatttaaatgtctaATGCACAGAATAATtcatagaaaattataatttatttagttACCTTGACATTATTCATCCCTCATCAATTTCTCTACCTCAAAGAAGGTGGACTTTTAGGTATTAAAGAAATATTGTGATCATATTTACCACctaaattaagaagaaaacttaaaacatGTCAATGGTTTGATTTCAAGCATATAGCCCAAtgaatttagaaaaatgtttatacCTTTGTAAGCACCATCATAATCTGATACAGAACATTACCATCATCCTCTTTACCTCTTTTCAGTCTATTCCAACCTTTGTTACTGGCTTAAAGCACTGATCTGTattgtcactatagattagtattcattttatagaattttatatcAAAGAATTCATATAATATATACTCTTATATCCAGcatctttcactcagcataatgtttttgagattcaaccatgttgttgcatgtaacAGTAGTTTGTTCTTTATGTCTGGTGGTATTAGGTTTTGTCACAAATTGCTTATTAACTCAACTATTTTTGGAAGGTTGGGCTGTGTCCAAGAGCTGCTATGAATATTAATATAGACATCTTTgtgcatactttttatttttcttaaatatatacctAGAAATTAGTCTTATAGGTCATAGGGTAGGAATATGTAGAGTATTTACAAGAAACAAGCACATCATTTTCCAAAGAGATTATACCATTCAACATTTCCACTAGCAATGCAAGGGAGTTTCATGTGTTTCATATCCCCTCCGACATggatactgacttttttttttttttaagatggagtttcgctcttattgtccaggctggagggcaatggcacgatcttggctcatcgcaatctctgcctcctgggttcaagcaattatcctgcctcagcctcctgagtagctgggatcacaggtgtgtgccaccatgcctggctaattttgtaattttagtagagacagggtttctccatgttggtcaggctggtctcgaactcccgacctcaggtgatctgcccgccttggcttccaaaatgttggaattacaagcatgaggcaccatgcccagccaactgtCTTTTACATGTTATCCATTCTTGTGGGACTGTATTATCTCATTGCATTTTCCTCGTAActgtgatgctgagcatctttttgtcTGCTTATTGCCCATTTAGGTAGATTTTTTGGCATATTTTATGTTCAAACATTTTGctcacttttgtgtttttaaattattgagatataaatgttatgtatatattctaaatacaagTTCTTTCTTAGATATGTGTATTGTGATACTTTATGCTCATCTATGGtttacctttttgttttcttcatatttcttaaagagcagaagttttaaaatttaaatccattttaacatttttttatttatgatttatcctttttgtgttttatttaagaGCTCCTTGCCTATGCCAATGtcttgaagattttctcctatgtgttcttctagaaatttttatagttttattatttacaatcaagtctgtgatccattttgaattaattttttatatggtatGAAGTagggaaaaagatttttttttcctcctacagctttctagtttttttttgcagtgttatttcttaaaaagactttcctttctggccagatatggtggctcacacctgtaatcccagcatttttgaaggttgaggtgggaggattgcttgaggccatgagtttgagatcagcctgggcaacagagcaagatcccgtatctacaaaaataaaaaaaataaaataaaatagccaggcatggtagcacgcatctattcctagttactcaggaagctgaggtgggagaactgcttgagccaaggagtttgaagctgcagtaagctgtgatcgccactgcactccagtctgggtgacagtgagaccctgtctctacaaaaatataaataagtaaataaaaataaataaaacatactttcTTTTCCCTATAAAATTACCTGGGGACATTTatcaaaaaaatcaattgaccatatacGTACATTTATCTCCATTTCTGTTTTTGATTCTGCTCCACCAGAATAGATACAGTACATACAGCTGTACTGGATTACACCAGCACagctgtcttggttactgtagcttttattttttgtttgtttgttgcaagagagtcttgctttgtcacctgcCTGGCTGgtgtgaagtggtgtgatctcagctcactgcaacctccaactccctggttcaagctattctcctgcctcagccccctgagtagctgggattacaggcacgtaccaccatgcccggctaatttttgtacttttagtggagacagggtttcaccttattggccaggagggtcttgacctcctgaccttgtgatctgcccgcctccgcctcccaaagtgctgggattaagggggTAACCCACGGCGCCCGGCCACTGTAGCTTTTTATCATCAGTTTAATTCTTGAAATCAGATGGTGTTATTCATgaaatttttgtcttcttttcaaaaaatccttTGGCTTTTCTAGATCATttgaatttccatataaattttggcaTCAACTTGACAATTTCTAAAGAAATTTTCTGTGATATTGACAAAAATTGTGTTGATTCAATTAATAAATCTATGGAGAATAGATATTATAACAATATTGAACaattttccaatccatgaatgttGTACTAACTTCATATCTTTAGgtattctttaatttccttcagcaaatattttatcaCCTAGAAATAGAcagtttcattctttcctttctaatttgtatacctttatttttttgtgtctttcaCATTTGTTAGTACCTCTTGTCCAATGTCAAATAGAAGTGCTGAGAGCtatcttccctcctttcctaatcttagaggaaaattatttggtttttcaccattaagtttgatgttagctgtgggtttttcatagatgaccTTCGTTACGATAAGGAagtgtttttttcttagttaactaagattttttaaaaatgcaagtgagtactgaatgaaaaaatgctcttctA is a genomic window of Chlorocebus sabaeus isolate Y175 chromosome 12, mChlSab1.0.hap1, whole genome shotgun sequence containing:
- the LINGO2 gene encoding leucine-rich repeat and immunoglobulin-like domain-containing nogo receptor-interacting protein 2, with amino-acid sequence MLHTAISCWQPFLGLAVVLIFMGSTIGCPARCECSAQNKSVSCHRRRLIAIPEGIPIETKILDLSKNRLKSVNPEEFISYPLLEEIDLSDNIIANVEPGAFNNLFNLRSLRLKGNRLKLVPLGVFTGLSNLTKLDISENKIVILLDYMFQDLHNLKSLEVGDNDLVYISHRAFSGLLSLEQLTLEKCNLTAVPTEALSHLRSLISLHLKHLNINNMPVYAFKRLFHLKHLEIDYWPLLDVMPANSLYGLNLTSLSITNTNLSTVPFLAFKHLVYLTHLNLSYNPISTIEAGMFSDLIRLQELHIVGAQLRTIEPHSFQGLRFLRVLNVSQNLLETLEENVFSSPRALEVLSINNNPLACDCRLLWILQRQPTLQFGGQQPMCAGPDTIRERSFKDFHSTALSFYFTCKKPKIREKKLQHLLVDEGQTVQLECSADGDPQPVISWVTPRRRFITTKSNGRATVLGDGTLEIRFAQDQDSGMYVCIASNAAGNDTFTASLTVKGFASDRFLYANRTPMYMTDSNDTISNGTNANTFSLDLKTILVSTAMGCFTFLGVVLFCFLLLFVWSRGKGKHKNSIDLEYVPRKNNGAVVEGEVAGPRRFNMKMI